A section of the Deltaproteobacteria bacterium genome encodes:
- a CDS encoding ferritin-like domain-containing protein, with translation MNQTVQRATQEQLTKVDTSDNIYKVDLWLKSAPQGYLQKTRYGKYEDWPIEENPLLFQDGDLRDQQLMMLAHFVVGERAALFSAAGCIPREPDHAARGFLSTQTADEGRHVEVFSQRLFDLGVRKDQFESFLDTWTNPHLKNFCLALDDLVKNGDYVAAIVGNNIILEGLAFSVFEFSRGMSKFSDPVGEQVLCGVIADERRHVGFGENHLAKLIARYPESRAKVQAAQKELTGFMFASFKSMLKTFGRTMERTIGEYKEVLGDFEPYPGIKLSQAKADTLMDAMWNKMEGEFKGRLHRLGVEYQEPYAS, from the coding sequence ATGAATCAGACGGTTCAACGCGCGACGCAAGAACAGCTCACCAAGGTCGACACGAGCGATAACATTTACAAGGTGGACCTTTGGCTAAAGAGCGCCCCTCAGGGTTACCTTCAAAAGACGCGCTATGGAAAATATGAGGATTGGCCTATCGAAGAAAATCCTCTCCTTTTCCAAGACGGAGATCTGCGTGACCAGCAGCTGATGATGCTGGCGCACTTCGTTGTGGGTGAAAGGGCGGCGCTTTTCTCGGCAGCTGGCTGCATCCCACGGGAGCCCGATCATGCTGCTCGGGGCTTCCTTTCGACTCAGACCGCGGACGAGGGCCGTCATGTGGAAGTATTCTCACAGCGGCTGTTTGACCTTGGCGTGCGCAAGGATCAGTTCGAGAGTTTTCTCGATACTTGGACGAACCCGCACCTCAAGAACTTCTGCCTGGCGCTGGACGATCTGGTGAAGAACGGGGATTACGTTGCCGCCATTGTCGGCAATAACATTATCCTGGAAGGTCTCGCTTTCAGCGTTTTCGAGTTCTCCAGAGGGATGAGCAAGTTTAGCGATCCCGTGGGTGAACAGGTGCTCTGCGGCGTGATCGCTGATGAACGCCGGCATGTGGGATTTGGCGAAAACCATCTGGCAAAGCTGATCGCCCGTTATCCGGAAAGCCGTGCAAAAGTTCAGGCCGCACAGAAAGAGTTGACAGGTTTCATGTTCGCAAGTTTCAAGAGCATGCTGAAAACTTTTGGCCGGACGATGGAGCGGACGATCGGGGAGTACAAGGAGGTGCTCGGGGATTTCGAGCCTTACCCTGGAATTAAGCTGTCGCAGGCCAAAGCGGATACCTTGATGGATGCTATGTGGAATAAAATGGAAGGTGAATTCAAAGGCCGGCTCCATCGGCTCGGTGTCGAGTATCAAGAACCCTACGCAAGCTGA
- a CDS encoding AarF/ABC1/UbiB kinase family protein, giving the protein MEVAAPADTAETGRREPHDHEEEIIIEQKRPIAGKASKYGQLCDPDALSVLEKPNYSGIPADPEIKIPRNLRPNPARLSEILGTLAKHGIFMQVERMLDHPKDRAFARRLRMAFEELGPTFIKLGQMIASSPGIFPETISDEFLKCLDRVPPFPYSEVKRILREELGDDYKSRFRNIDVKPIAAASIAQVHFAELADGTPVVIKVQRPGIKAVVERDVGILFLIAKMLVRFFRNAHLASPVDVVSDFNITLHEELDFRLEANSMEKFNAVFASAGNKRIYAAKVHREHSTRRVLVMERLSGARVDDIKGIRKLGADPEDALRLGVKAVLRTMMLHGFFHGDVHAGNLLITPDNGVHFMDFGIVGRQSVEKSKLMTHLLVSMMAGTYENLSDVLIKLGSAPENVNRSGLTSDIKNLMREFKDSPLGEINFGDLLTSIVQAAVKNNVRLPREFILLVKQMVYFDRYAHLLAPDLNIFEDRFLIDFLWRDPQGRERYPQMQMIGMLQNVRSVKDLRNNKQRSFNELPERYRGRYRYMDGTPITPNELQCVVCNIVIIAKRPFQAGDRAFCQPCGTKMVVIEKDGKLTAEPIYSPDAQAVFQVTENLQDFAQ; this is encoded by the coding sequence GTGGAAGTAGCCGCACCGGCGGACACGGCCGAAACAGGCCGCCGCGAGCCACATGATCACGAGGAAGAGATCATTATCGAGCAGAAGCGGCCTATTGCGGGAAAAGCCAGCAAGTACGGCCAACTTTGCGATCCGGATGCCTTGTCGGTGCTCGAAAAGCCGAACTACTCGGGAATTCCTGCCGATCCTGAAATAAAGATTCCCCGGAATCTCCGGCCGAACCCGGCGAGGCTCTCGGAAATCCTCGGCACTCTGGCGAAGCATGGGATATTCATGCAGGTCGAACGGATGCTCGATCACCCGAAGGACCGAGCCTTTGCCCGGCGGTTACGAATGGCGTTCGAGGAACTCGGGCCCACGTTTATCAAGCTGGGGCAGATGATTGCTTCAAGTCCGGGGATATTCCCCGAAACGATATCCGACGAATTCCTCAAGTGCCTCGACAGGGTCCCTCCGTTCCCATATTCCGAAGTAAAGAGAATCCTCCGGGAAGAACTGGGAGACGACTATAAGTCCAGGTTCCGAAATATCGACGTCAAACCCATCGCCGCTGCCAGCATCGCGCAGGTTCATTTCGCGGAACTGGCGGACGGAACGCCAGTGGTAATTAAAGTACAGCGGCCGGGCATCAAGGCGGTTGTCGAACGTGACGTCGGCATCTTGTTCCTGATCGCCAAGATGCTGGTCCGGTTTTTCAGGAACGCCCACCTGGCAAGTCCCGTGGACGTCGTATCGGACTTCAACATAACGCTTCATGAAGAACTCGATTTCCGTCTTGAAGCGAACAGCATGGAAAAGTTTAACGCCGTGTTCGCGTCGGCGGGGAATAAAAGAATCTACGCGGCGAAGGTCCACCGCGAACATTCGACCAGGCGTGTGCTTGTAATGGAGCGGCTGTCCGGGGCCCGAGTCGATGATATAAAGGGCATCCGCAAGCTTGGAGCCGATCCGGAAGACGCACTCCGCCTTGGTGTTAAGGCTGTGCTCAGGACCATGATGCTCCACGGTTTCTTCCATGGGGACGTGCATGCTGGAAATCTGCTCATCACGCCCGATAACGGGGTCCACTTTATGGATTTCGGCATCGTCGGTCGTCAATCCGTGGAGAAGAGCAAGCTGATGACGCACCTGCTCGTTTCCATGATGGCGGGTACTTACGAAAATCTGTCTGACGTTCTTATCAAGCTTGGATCTGCCCCCGAAAATGTCAATCGTTCGGGGCTGACGAGTGACATCAAGAATCTAATGAGAGAATTTAAAGACTCGCCGCTGGGTGAAATTAACTTTGGCGATCTTCTGACCTCGATCGTGCAGGCCGCGGTGAAGAACAACGTGAGGCTGCCGAGGGAATTCATTCTCCTGGTGAAACAGATGGTCTATTTCGACCGTTATGCACATCTGCTGGCGCCCGATCTGAACATATTTGAGGATCGTTTCCTGATCGACTTCCTCTGGCGGGATCCGCAGGGACGAGAGCGGTATCCGCAGATGCAGATGATCGGGATGTTACAGAACGTGAGATCCGTCAAAGACCTGCGGAATAACAAACAGCGTTCGTTCAACGAGCTGCCGGAACGGTATCGTGGCCGGTACCGCTATATGGATGGCACGCCAATTACTCCAAACGAATTGCAATGCGTAGTATGCAACATTGTCATTATCGCAAAACGCCCGTTCCAGGCTGGCGACCGTGCTTTTTGCCAACCGTGCGGAACGAAGATGGTGGTGATTGAGAAAGACGGCAAACTTACCGCCGAACCTATTTATTCACCAGATGCCCAAGCGGTGTTCCAGGTTACGGAAAACCTGCAGGATTTTGCCCAATAA
- a CDS encoding metal-dependent hydrolase yields MEVKPISIDRHPRRSLRKTHDIPIRKFDFPIKREGDYAFPDRPAESHFLHILSLFFPEGERFFVDSVMNYRDQIKDEKLRQQIRGFAGQEAQHAKQHAKYNDRIAKPRIRTDWLDPVQDVLFKLARKLPKKVQLAATVGAEHFTALLADKVLRHPEIVKGSNPDHQALWMWHAAEETEHKAVAFDVYRAIGGGYVIRVATMTALSTALVPGIAGMMIYFMAADEKLFSFKDWRSFGQWAFGEGGMFSDFVGPFVAFYRPGFHPWQQDNSALLEKWKGLQGNQTSAQA; encoded by the coding sequence ATGGAAGTGAAGCCTATATCTATTGATCGCCATCCTCGGCGTTCACTGCGCAAAACACACGATATCCCAATCCGTAAATTTGACTTCCCTATCAAGCGGGAAGGGGATTATGCCTTTCCCGACCGTCCTGCAGAATCGCACTTTCTGCACATCCTGTCTCTGTTTTTCCCGGAGGGAGAGCGCTTCTTCGTCGACTCGGTGATGAATTACCGCGATCAGATCAAGGACGAGAAGCTTCGCCAGCAGATTCGAGGTTTTGCCGGGCAAGAGGCCCAGCACGCAAAGCAGCACGCGAAATACAATGACAGAATTGCCAAGCCGCGAATTCGGACGGATTGGCTGGATCCCGTTCAGGATGTACTGTTCAAACTCGCACGGAAGCTGCCCAAAAAGGTCCAGCTTGCGGCGACAGTCGGTGCCGAACACTTTACGGCGCTTCTGGCCGACAAGGTCCTTCGACACCCGGAGATCGTCAAAGGTTCCAATCCAGATCATCAGGCCTTGTGGATGTGGCACGCGGCAGAGGAAACCGAACATAAAGCGGTTGCTTTCGACGTCTATCGGGCAATCGGTGGTGGCTATGTAATTCGTGTGGCCACAATGACAGCGCTATCAACAGCTCTGGTGCCCGGCATCGCGGGAATGATGATCTATTTCATGGCGGCGGACGAGAAGCTGTTCTCTTTTAAAGACTGGCGCTCTTTTGGGCAATGGGCTTTCGGGGAGGGCGGAATGTTCTCGGATTTTGTGGGCCCTTTTGTCGCTTTCTACCGGCCGGGTTTTCATCCTTGGCAACAGGATAACTCTGCCCTCTTGGAGAAATGGAAAGGGCTGCAGGGCAATCAGACGTCGGCCCAGGCATGA
- a CDS encoding NAD-dependent epimerase/dehydratase family protein has translation MATTKKNGSSKQPVAGSRRKDGLVHASPRTVAVTGSSGSLGEAVIDQLLRSFPKVKVVALDIAQPHRNHEPERFKFIKRDVRDVTLQKTLKGVDAVIHLAFIVDKTGGLTPKEIESINLDGTRNVFLSGAAAGVKQFVYASSVAAYGMHADVAGELLTEEAPLRGNPDFFYSDHKARVEKWIDGFEKDRPGIRVARLRPSIFLGERSPTRPVRMLAYTPVIPSIRGFDHVRFQIAHEEDIADAFCVAFASNAHGAFNLAAEGTLSLPEIAAEMGKWTFPLPKSVLTIGAVAYRLGLSPWDPDWLIKASRANVAMSTEKALKDLGWNPRYRTAGDVLRAVVGGRRTPPQPVKLAQA, from the coding sequence ATGGCGACCACAAAGAAGAATGGTAGCTCAAAACAGCCGGTGGCCGGAAGTCGCCGGAAGGACGGCTTGGTGCATGCTTCTCCCCGTACCGTAGCCGTCACGGGGTCGTCGGGCAGCCTCGGTGAGGCGGTCATAGATCAACTGCTCCGGAGTTTTCCAAAGGTTAAGGTCGTCGCTCTCGATATTGCGCAGCCGCATAGGAATCACGAACCGGAACGATTCAAGTTTATCAAGAGAGATGTACGTGACGTGACCCTACAGAAAACTCTAAAGGGCGTGGACGCCGTTATTCATCTTGCATTTATCGTGGACAAGACCGGCGGTCTTACGCCGAAGGAGATCGAATCTATCAACCTGGATGGTACCCGGAATGTATTCCTGTCGGGGGCGGCAGCCGGGGTAAAGCAGTTCGTCTACGCGTCTTCAGTGGCTGCTTACGGGATGCACGCCGATGTAGCGGGCGAACTTCTCACCGAAGAAGCACCGCTTCGCGGGAATCCGGACTTCTTCTACTCGGATCACAAGGCGCGGGTGGAGAAATGGATCGACGGTTTTGAGAAAGACCGCCCCGGGATTCGTGTCGCACGGCTGCGGCCGTCGATATTCTTAGGTGAGCGTTCCCCGACACGGCCCGTCCGAATGCTGGCCTATACACCAGTTATACCGTCCATCCGGGGTTTCGATCACGTACGGTTTCAAATCGCCCATGAAGAAGATATCGCCGACGCGTTTTGCGTCGCTTTCGCTAGCAACGCCCATGGTGCGTTCAATTTAGCCGCTGAAGGAACGCTTAGTCTGCCGGAGATAGCCGCCGAGATGGGCAAGTGGACCTTCCCGCTTCCGAAGTCGGTTCTCACGATTGGTGCCGTCGCCTACCGTCTCGGCCTTTCACCATGGGACCCGGACTGGCTGATCAAGGCGTCAAGGGCGAATGTCGCCATGTCCACGGAAAAGGCTCTTAAGGATCTCGGATGGAATCCTCGTTATCGCACGGCTGGTGATGTGCTCCGGGCCGTAGTCGGTGGGAGGCGCACTCCCCCACAGCCTGTGAAGCTGGCTCAGGCATAA
- a CDS encoding patatin-like phospholipase family protein, protein MLAFGFASTHPVTIRQILDFTRWEVSLAKDRSRRPHRLTSVQFDQVRYLLNFSRLTRFRPGSARIPLVSGAIRPEADVSQQITNLRNRVHQIFSVAFPMGRIRYGVLIKGVHELWKDMAQLRGQVLRHHSDEFSEEELDAEICQKTWVSVAGGGGGAGYVYLGAYMEMHEAGLIPGYIVGSSIGSIMGLLRARNRIPDFQQILDLSYSLRRDSLLRVISMKRRYGMPGLFRLYLRGGISPHFSGSGGTPMRLTDLEIPYEAVVAGIPRGALRESMDDLDRDFYPYAGQVPAWKIRAKIAEQFVKLMGYLNPLLCKEILIGSTPLTRDFDAVDAVGFSSAVPGIIHYDVTREDPRMHDILSSLFRQEDLAALVDGGVANNVACRTAFQRVMEGNIGTRNALIIGFDCFAPKILQDQHLYPIQAVVQLQVALNRPYAATIINFPRTLSPFNVMPSRVEIDWSVDEGRRVIGRELEWIRLIMSPAKFVREIF, encoded by the coding sequence ATGCTCGCCTTCGGTTTCGCATCCACCCATCCGGTAACGATAAGGCAGATACTCGATTTCACCCGCTGGGAAGTAAGTCTCGCGAAAGACCGATCGCGACGGCCGCATCGGCTTACATCTGTCCAATTCGACCAGGTCCGTTATCTGCTCAATTTTTCACGACTGACCCGATTCCGGCCGGGTTCCGCTCGGATCCCGCTGGTGAGCGGCGCAATCCGGCCTGAAGCTGACGTGTCCCAGCAGATTACAAATTTACGGAACCGGGTGCACCAGATATTTTCGGTGGCATTCCCAATGGGACGAATCCGCTATGGTGTGCTGATAAAGGGTGTGCACGAACTCTGGAAAGATATGGCGCAGCTTCGAGGCCAAGTGCTTCGGCACCATTCCGACGAGTTTTCCGAGGAAGAACTAGATGCGGAAATCTGCCAGAAAACCTGGGTGAGTGTCGCAGGCGGTGGCGGCGGAGCCGGGTATGTCTATCTCGGCGCCTATATGGAAATGCATGAGGCTGGACTCATTCCCGGCTATATTGTCGGATCCTCCATCGGAAGTATCATGGGGCTTCTGCGAGCCCGCAATCGCATTCCAGATTTTCAGCAGATTCTAGACCTCTCCTATTCGTTGAGAAGGGATAGTCTCCTGCGTGTGATCAGCATGAAGCGTAGATACGGCATGCCGGGTTTGTTCAGGCTGTATCTCCGTGGCGGAATTAGTCCACATTTTTCAGGATCTGGCGGCACACCCATGCGGCTTACGGATCTGGAAATTCCGTATGAAGCCGTTGTCGCCGGTATTCCAAGAGGCGCCCTTCGCGAATCGATGGATGACCTGGATCGTGATTTTTATCCGTACGCCGGTCAGGTTCCTGCCTGGAAAATTCGGGCGAAGATCGCGGAACAATTCGTCAAACTAATGGGCTACCTGAACCCGCTGCTTTGCAAGGAGATACTGATCGGTTCCACTCCGCTTACCAGGGATTTTGACGCGGTAGATGCAGTTGGTTTCTCTTCCGCAGTGCCAGGAATTATCCATTATGACGTAACACGGGAAGATCCTCGGATGCACGACATCCTCTCGAGTCTCTTTCGCCAGGAAGACCTAGCAGCACTTGTGGACGGTGGAGTAGCCAACAACGTTGCCTGCCGGACTGCGTTCCAACGTGTGATGGAGGGGAACATCGGCACCCGGAATGCATTGATAATCGGATTTGATTGCTTCGCGCCCAAAATTCTGCAAGACCAGCATCTTTATCCCATTCAGGCTGTCGTGCAACTTCAGGTAGCACTTAACCGGCCATATGCGGCGACGATCATAAATTTTCCCAGAACTCTGTCCCCTTTCAATGTCATGCCTTCGCGGGTCGAAATTGACTGGTCTGTCGATGAGGGCCGACGCGTAATAGGCAGGGAACTGGAGTGGATCAGACTTATTATGAGTCCTGCCAAATTCGTTCGGGAAATTTTCTGA